The following nucleotide sequence is from Bradyrhizobium roseum.
AACACCAAAAGACCTGCGGTTAAGACTCGCGGGAAAAAGGCCGGGTTCATGATTGGACTCCGTCGATCTTTCTGGCCCATGATGGGAGGCAGTGAACGTGGGTCGCGTCCCCCGGCGGATCTACCCATGGCGCGGATAGCGGTCCTGTAATATCTAACAAACTAGCCTGCAAATTTGTCCAAAGAAACGCTTCACTCGATGCCTTCAACCGTACCGCCTCGCGACTGGACCGAGATCCACTGGCCCGAGATTACCCAAGCCGACGCCGCGCGCTGGATCGCGGTGCTGCCGCTGGCTGCGACCGAACAGCACGGCCCGCATCTGCCGCTGGAAACCGACATCCTGATCGGCGAGGCCCATCTGGCGCGCGTGCGCGAACTGTTGCCTGCCGCGCTCCCCGTCACCTTCCTGCCGGTGCAGCCGGTCGGCATCTCCACCGAGCATATCGATTATCCGGGCACGAAGACACTGCCGAACGATGTGGCCTTGAAGGAATGGACGGCGATCGGCGCGGGCATCGCGCAGCGTGGAATCCGCAAGCTGGTGATGGTCACCAGCCACGGCGGCAACAGCGCGGCGATGTCGCTGGTGGCGCAGGATCTTCGCGCGCATCATCAGATGCTCGCCGTCACGACGAGCTGGTTTCGCTTCGGCATGCCGGACGGATTGTTTTCCGAGGAAGAGACGCGCCATGGCATCCATGGCGGTGCGACCGAGACGTCGATCATGCTGGCGCGCTATCCGCAGCGCGTGCGGAAGGAAGCGATCGCCGATTTTCGCCCCACCAGTATCGACATGGAGAAAAAATTCCACTGGCTTTCGGCGCATCGGCCGGTCCCCTTCGCGTGGCAAACGCAGGATCTGCACTTAAGTGGCGCGGTCGGCGACGCCACCAAGGCCACCGCGGAAAAGGGCGAGCGACTGCTCGACCACGCTGCACGTGCGTTCTGCGACTTGCTCGACGACGTCGACAAATTCGACCCCGAATTGTTTCTTCGTAAACCATGAAGCTCGGGCTATTTACCCGCAACATATTGAAATAACGAAGAAATAATCGACGAAACCATATTTCCGGGCACGATTTCGAACCGCTTTCCAACACGCTCCGTCCAACTGGGCATGCGGACCACGATGGCCGCTTAACCCAAGGATGGAGACTTCCATGTCGATCAAGACCAAGTTCGCCGCTCTCGCCCTCGCTACCCTTGCCGTCACCGGCACGATCGCTTCCACCAGCCAGGCGCAGGCCAAGCCGTTGCACTGGGGCGTCGGCGCCGGCCTCGTCGGCGCTGCGATTGTCGGCACCGCGATCGCCGCTTCAGGCCCCGGCTATTACGACT
It contains:
- a CDS encoding creatininase family protein, which gives rise to MPSTVPPRDWTEIHWPEITQADAARWIAVLPLAATEQHGPHLPLETDILIGEAHLARVRELLPAALPVTFLPVQPVGISTEHIDYPGTKTLPNDVALKEWTAIGAGIAQRGIRKLVMVTSHGGNSAAMSLVAQDLRAHHQMLAVTTSWFRFGMPDGLFSEEETRHGIHGGATETSIMLARYPQRVRKEAIADFRPTSIDMEKKFHWLSAHRPVPFAWQTQDLHLSGAVGDATKATAEKGERLLDHAARAFCDLLDDVDKFDPELFLRKP